A stretch of DNA from Spirochaetota bacterium:
AGATCGTCCATTATCCTGCCGGCATTCCTGTGACCAAGCATGGTGCGCCGTATTGCGGGATCCGTCGTGTGCACGGACACATACAGCGGAGAAAGCTGCTGCAGAGCGATGCGCTTCCTCGCGTTCGGCGACAGGTTCGTGAGCGTAAGGAAACATCCCTGCAGGAATGACAGACGGAAATCGTCATCTTTGATATAGAGCGTATCACGCATCCTCGACGGCATCTGATCGACGAAGCAGAATATACATTTGTTGATACAGGTCTGGATCCGGTCGAACGTTATCTCGGAGAACGTAAGCCCGAGCGGTTCGCCATTGTTCTTTTCGACCACCTTTGTGACGGCATTCCCGTTCTTTTGCACGATATCGACCGTGACCGTACCATCGGCCCCGCGGAACATATAATCGATGACATCGATAAGCGGTTCACCATTCAGGGCGAGCACCCTGTCGCCGGGGCGTATCCCGGCTTTTCCCGCCGGGGAGCGTTTCTCGACGAATTCTACATGAGCTCCGTGTATCATGTGAGAGAGTATACATGCGAATGTACGCGCGTCAAACACATCTCAATGCCACTGGTGACCTTACCGCATGTAACTGTTTTCTTTTTCGTGATTTTCGTGATTCAATATCCTTCTTCTAACAACCGAAGCATGGAAGAATATAACCACGAAAAGCACGAAGAAGTATGTTGTGTGTATTTTCAAGACCCGAGAACATCATCGATAGTTATCGGCACATCGATGGCGGCGGCATATTCCTTGAGCTTGTCATGGCCCGCGACGACACAGAACGACGCATTAGCGAGGCCGTTCTCGATGACCTCAAGGAGTACACGGCGTATCGCATCCGGTGTAGCGCGACGGACGGCGTCATACTGCCGTGCACGGTCCTCGGCCGTTTCATTGATGAGATATCGCTCGAGCGCCGTATGCAATGCCTGATCGGGCATTATCGGGTTCAGGTCGGAACGTACGGTACCGATGACCTGCTGATCGAGATGTGTGCGGTCGACGGGGAGAGACGCCGCCAATTCCCTGAGCCCCCGGAACACGCCCCATGTCCGCTTGAAATCCGGATCGGCATACGTGAGGATATCCCAATAGCCGAAACGCTTATCATATCCTATTCGCGCGCCGTATGCACCGCCCTTGAAACGTATCTCCGGGAGCCAGACATCATTGCTGAGCAATGCCGTCGCAAGCCTGAGCACGGCGGAATCCGGATGTTCTGCAGTGTATGCGGGCATGAATATCATCCCGTACGATGTCTGCACCGGAAGCGATATGCCGTCGAACACCGGCGAATACGATACGTCCTCATTTCGAGCGCTTTCCGCTGATGGTGTTCCGCTCCCGAACGCTTTCGCGTACCGCTCTGCTTTCTTCGCAACGGCAGCCGCCCCCGTGAACGACACGGTAATGCGCATCGATGACCGTGCGCATTCGCGTATCGCACGGACAGCGGATATCACATCCTGTTTCTGTTCATCGAAGCGTCCTGCAAGTGTAGCGCTGCGCCGGTACCCGGACACGCCGCTCATCTGATATTCCCTTCGCGCGGCATGGTTCGCGTTCCGTCTTGCATGCAGCCTTGCTATCTCATTCGCCTGCTGTGAAAGCCTGTCGCGGAACGCAGCATGGTATCTGCGCGACACATCGGCAAGGCGCGCCTCATCGGCGGCCGAAATGCCGGACATGAGGTCGTTCATGACGGCGAGGGCTTCATCGAACGAATCATCGGTGGCGACGAACCAGAACTTCAGATGCGGGGTTATCGCTCTGCTTTTCACATCCGGGGAGAAATAATACCAGGAGGTGATGTATCGCGTTACCGCAGCGCGGCGTTTCGCCATATCGATATACGACATCGCTTCCGTGCCCATCCTGTCGAACACTTCCTTGAACACAGGGAGCATCGGGTAGAGAGCCGCCGGCAGCGCGCTCATATCCGCATCAACGCAGAAATATGCGATGCCGTTCGTCGACATATCGTTCATAAGAAACGTAGTCCGATTGTTCACCGCCTCGACCACGGTCGGCAATTCCCGCGGGGCATCCGGGAGATCAATGATGGAAAGACGCGGGAGTGTTGCAAGCACTTCCGGCGAGTCTTTGGCCGAATTCAGTCTTTCAAGCTCCTCGAATTCTTTTTTCAGCTGCTCGCGGTCGGCCGCCGCAAGTTTCGCCATCCGGTCCTGCATTCCCCGATCATGCTCTGCCAGAGCACGATCGCGCAGAGCGGCATCCGGCGTGAGCGTCAGGAGCAACCGGTGGCTGTTCTCAAGCAATCGGCTTCGTATGAACGATGATACCATATCGGGGGTAAGCTTTTTTTGCACTTCGGCAAGGAGCGTACGCATATCGAGCATGGCAAAGGGATCATTGCCGTATATCCAAAACGGCGTAAGCTGGCTCACGATATCGATGAGCGAATGCGCAGTCCGTTCAAGGAATCGATACGACAGCTGACGTATCGCCGTCGAGATCAGATCCGCCGGCATGCCGTCGTCCGCTGTTTTCCTGAGCGTGGAAAGGACCAGTTCTTCATACGCACGTGTGTGGACGGCTTCGCTCCCTTTTATGCCCGTAGTGATGACCACATCGGGGGCAAACGCATACGCCATGTTCCAGTTCACATCCGCGCCGAGGCGTGAATCGATGACGGATTTTTTAAGCGGCGACGCATCGGTGCCGGTAAGCGCCTGCATTATCACCGCAAGCGAAAGATACTCCGCCGGGTCACGATAGTCGCCTGCTATCCACGTCATCTGATGATATGTTCTCCCGGTGAGCGCTTCATTCGGGCCGACGGGATACGTCGCCTGTGCGGCGCGCGGTGTTCTCCAACGCGGCTGTGCTTTCAGCGAAAGATCGCGCGATGCTTTTTCAAAGGGCAAAAAACCATCGTCAAAGAACCGGCAGTACTCCTCCGTCGGGATATTCCCGTAACAGATGATATACGCCTTCGACGGATGATAGAACGTATCATAGAACCGTTTGAACGCGTCGTAGGTGAGTCCCGGTATTGACGCGGGGTCGCCGCCCGAATCGAAACGGAGCGACGAGTCGGGGAACAGCAACCGCTGTGTTTCGCGCCAGAGAAGCGAATCCGGCGATGAATACGCCGCCTTCATCTCATTGTAGACGATGCCGTTCACCTGAAGAGTACCGCCGTCAGGCGTGAGATGATAGGCCTCCCGTCGGAACGTATTCTCGGTGATATTCGGATGGAACACCGCATCGAAATAGACCTGGGCAAGATTGAACAGATCCTTCTTGACGACGCTTGAGAACGGATATACCGTGAAATTATCGTATGTCATCGCATTGATGAAGGTTGCAAGACTGCATTTTATCATCTCAAAGAACGGGTCCTTCAGGGGGAAACGTTTCGACCCGCCCAGTACGGAATGTTCCATGATATGAGGGAGCCCCGTGTCGTCCGCCGGCGGCGTGGGGATGATGATGGCGGCGAGAGTCTCCTCATCCGGGGCGATGATATGGAGCATTCGCGTACCAAGACGTTCATGTTCGAGCAGTACGCCGTGCCAGCCCATGCCGGGTATCGGTCGGGAGTCGATCACGAGGAAGCCTTTAATTGTACTGCCGTTCACCGGTGCGTTCATTGTTCGTCCTTTAGTGTTTTCCGACACTATAACGCACCTGTTCATGATATGCAACACTGTCCGCAAACCTGCATACGAGCACATCGCATACAGTAGCGGTTTCTCGTCATAGCGTCCATTATTGTTGCCCATAGTAAAGCTTCCGGCAGGAACAAATATAAACCGCATCGCTCTGTCATCTGGATACATCACCCTCCGCTCTCGGTGATGGGAGCGTCACCGTTTCGAACCAGAATCGCATTATCCGTTTTACGACCGAGTAAAGTCCGTGTAGATCCGCGGGCTTCTGTATAAAGCAGTTCGCATGCAGACGATACCCCATATGTACGTCATGGACGCTGTCCGAGGATGAGAAAAGAATGACCGGTATTACGGCGAGTTCAGTACTGCCTTTTACCGACCGCAGGACATCAAGGCCTGTTACCCCAGGCATATCAAGGTCCAGCACGATGATATCGGGGATTATGACCCCCGGCGCACCGCGCCGCGACAGGAAATTCATCACATCATCCGTAGTATGCATAGCGATAAGACGATGCTCATACCGATGCTCATTATATACTTCCTGGAAAAGCAGTATCTCAGCCGGGTTGTCATCGATGAGTAGTATCGTACAGGGTTTATTCATACGGTCACGATGCTTTTGGATGGATATCACGCGATGGCTTCTTCGTATCATTCACGCAGGAAGCAGTGAAAGCGATCACCAGACGCAGCGGCTTCCCTCTCGATCGACGGACCACGATGCCATGATATTCCGAGAACATCTCCGCTGACACGAGGCGGAATGACACCTCATCACGATCCTGAATGGACGTCGGAACTCGCTTGTCGATAACCATCACAAGCGCACCGCGGAACGAGAACTCCTCGACGATACAATCGTACATACTATCCCGACAGTTCAGCAGAAGCGGTATATTTGTGACTATTCGCGGCCAAGATCGTCGCTCCATAAAAGGCTCCTTTTCGACCTGCGTATCTATCGATAGAACGGTCAAATCGAAATAATGCTATAATCCGTTCGGATATTTTTTCGCTCAGCAGCATGCACCATTCGCATTATTGACGGCCGCTCATCAATTA
This window harbors:
- a CDS encoding response regulator, whose amino-acid sequence is MNKPCTILLIDDNPAEILLFQEVYNEHRYEHRLIAMHTTDDVMNFLSRRGAPGVIIPDIIVLDLDMPGVTGLDVLRSVKGSTELAVIPVILFSSSDSVHDVHMGYRLHANCFIQKPADLHGLYSVVKRIMRFWFETVTLPSPRAEGDVSR
- a CDS encoding insulinase family protein codes for the protein MNAPVNGSTIKGFLVIDSRPIPGMGWHGVLLEHERLGTRMLHIIAPDEETLAAIIIPTPPADDTGLPHIMEHSVLGGSKRFPLKDPFFEMIKCSLATFINAMTYDNFTVYPFSSVVKKDLFNLAQVYFDAVFHPNITENTFRREAYHLTPDGGTLQVNGIVYNEMKAAYSSPDSLLWRETQRLLFPDSSLRFDSGGDPASIPGLTYDAFKRFYDTFYHPSKAYIICYGNIPTEEYCRFFDDGFLPFEKASRDLSLKAQPRWRTPRAAQATYPVGPNEALTGRTYHQMTWIAGDYRDPAEYLSLAVIMQALTGTDASPLKKSVIDSRLGADVNWNMAYAFAPDVVITTGIKGSEAVHTRAYEELVLSTLRKTADDGMPADLISTAIRQLSYRFLERTAHSLIDIVSQLTPFWIYGNDPFAMLDMRTLLAEVQKKLTPDMVSSFIRSRLLENSHRLLLTLTPDAALRDRALAEHDRGMQDRMAKLAAADREQLKKEFEELERLNSAKDSPEVLATLPRLSIIDLPDAPRELPTVVEAVNNRTTFLMNDMSTNGIAYFCVDADMSALPAALYPMLPVFKEVFDRMGTEAMSYIDMAKRRAAVTRYITSWYYFSPDVKSRAITPHLKFWFVATDDSFDEALAVMNDLMSGISAADEARLADVSRRYHAAFRDRLSQQANEIARLHARRNANHAARREYQMSGVSGYRRSATLAGRFDEQKQDVISAVRAIRECARSSMRITVSFTGAAAVAKKAERYAKAFGSGTPSAESARNEDVSYSPVFDGISLPVQTSYGMIFMPAYTAEHPDSAVLRLATALLSNDVWLPEIRFKGGAYGARIGYDKRFGYWDILTYADPDFKRTWGVFRGLRELAASLPVDRTHLDQQVIGTVRSDLNPIMPDQALHTALERYLINETAEDRARQYDAVRRATPDAIRRVLLEVIENGLANASFCVVAGHDKLKEYAAAIDVPITIDDVLGS